In one Methanobrevibacter arboriphilus genomic region, the following are encoded:
- a CDS encoding right-handed parallel beta-helix repeat-containing protein — MNCLFKKCFVIGLFLLLTLGSLSCVSASTYVVNESWSNDDIQVLIDNKGLNVTELIFSKTTDGIYRDICLIIYNSINIVSNEDILLNGTDNELDYAFNILGHDTTITGFNIIGYSTGISASFLDNLILSNNSFYSNDNGISVSCSNNVSILNNNFSGDDNSDSIFITGSNNVNVFDNDIQDSGSGINIMESNNTQITTNNVSNTKSHGISIDNSENVNVSNNALDNNSIGISSNNANNLKINDNNIKNSRSDGISTYKSRKNKIIDNDIDDAFNGISVYDSEDVNVSKNKVKNSKNKGISLDLTKNAKIKSNNIKNSQDIGVSLGNSENINLTNNNITFNAADGIYISYGNFIGINNNTITNNTNLGISITNTKNTLINTNKIIGNNEGINALYSALIGIFNNSIEKNKERAIYLENDINNQTSPYSPCILPDNIFSAIPPHMKYLKYSAIISENNISNNGYGIEIHNFNAAKVNFNIVNNNYGDAMSIFYSNNSFLINNRVFNNKGDGLILGETNINVFKNNITNNNGKGISISKYSAIAAFLNGSESFTSTNPFNPYHIFNSDISSIYLGSEGVYLNLSGIYSVYSMISDNIVSDNGEYGILVLDSENLWIRNNVFSGNGLSGVLLSGFDGSVLSDNVFIGNGVGVSLDSSNGNNIFNNSFIGNVAGIDVGSNDNNIILNVFSNCTDDIVLRGNRNIISGNKFFNSKSDSISVYGYQNTIKNNKINNSKGYGVYLGSSNNIISNNDFVNIKCVYVGSDNNSILLNSFSGGVNGIIISGVKNVIRDNSISNTKSNSVSVYGYKNTIKNNKINNSKGYGISLFAYGNNVTYNSLINNYKSLYIDSDQNVFSYNNIIGSKSDGLTILGFSNVFKKNIINGSWFGYGVKLQGSYNVFEDNKIFKFGCGLYTRTYNLVYNNRVDVKNVGISAKGNYNYLFKNNIISKKYAVTVNGKYNELDSNKITSKIGITINGDKNKIKNNQIKSKSYGISIKGHKNTLYADIISKNKKFGAQILGHKNTIKKCTITKNKGHGIKIIGNKNIITRNIIKLNKHHQIKLLGVGNKLTRNKFGVKKNKAVHTVYSRNNFNKNK, encoded by the coding sequence ATGAATTGTTTATTTAAAAAGTGCTTTGTAATAGGATTGTTTTTGTTGTTAACCTTAGGTTCGTTATCTTGTGTTAGTGCTTCTACTTATGTTGTTAATGAGTCTTGGTCTAATGATGATATTCAGGTTTTAATTGATAATAAAGGATTAAATGTTACTGAGTTGATATTTTCTAAAACTACTGATGGCATTTATAGGGATATTTGTTTAATTATTTACAATTCTATTAATATTGTTTCTAATGAGGATATTTTATTAAATGGAACTGATAATGAGCTTGATTATGCTTTCAATATTTTAGGGCATGATACAACTATCACTGGTTTTAATATTATAGGATATTCTACTGGAATATCTGCTTCATTTTTAGATAATCTTATTTTGTCTAATAATAGTTTTTATTCTAATGATAATGGGATTTCTGTTAGCTGTTCTAATAATGTTAGTATCCTTAATAATAATTTTAGTGGAGATGATAATTCTGATAGTATTTTTATCACTGGTTCTAATAATGTAAATGTTTTTGATAATGATATTCAGGATTCAGGGTCTGGTATTAATATAATGGAGTCAAACAATACACAAATTACTACTAATAATGTTAGTAATACTAAAAGTCATGGAATTTCTATAGATAACAGTGAAAATGTAAATGTTTCTAATAACGCTTTAGATAATAATAGTATTGGAATTTCATCAAATAATGCTAATAATTTAAAGATTAATGATAATAATATTAAAAATAGTCGTAGTGATGGTATTTCTACCTATAAATCTAGAAAAAATAAGATTATTGATAATGATATAGATGATGCTTTCAATGGGATTTCTGTTTATGATAGTGAAGATGTTAACGTTTCTAAAAATAAGGTAAAAAATAGTAAAAATAAAGGAATATCTTTAGATTTAACTAAAAATGCTAAAATAAAATCAAATAATATTAAAAATAGTCAAGATATAGGTGTTTCTTTAGGAAATTCTGAAAATATTAATCTTACTAACAACAATATCACATTCAATGCTGCCGATGGAATTTATATTTCCTATGGAAACTTTATTGGAATCAACAATAACACAATAACAAATAACACTAATTTAGGAATTTCAATAACTAACACAAAAAACACCTTAATTAATACTAATAAAATAATTGGCAATAATGAAGGTATAAATGCATTATACTCTGCTTTAATTGGAATATTCAATAACTCTATAGAAAAAAATAAAGAAAGGGCTATTTATCTTGAAAATGATATTAATAACCAAACCAGTCCTTATTCACCATGTATATTACCAGATAATATATTTTCTGCGATACCTCCTCACATGAAATATTTAAAATATTCTGCTATTATTAGTGAAAATAATATTTCTAATAATGGTTATGGTATCGAAATACATAATTTCAATGCAGCTAAGGTTAATTTTAATATTGTTAATAATAATTATGGTGATGCTATGAGCATTTTTTATTCTAATAATTCTTTTCTTATTAATAATAGGGTTTTCAATAATAAAGGGGATGGTTTGATATTAGGTGAAACCAATATCAATGTTTTTAAGAATAATATAACTAATAATAACGGTAAAGGTATTAGCATTTCAAAATATAGTGCTATTGCTGCATTTCTTAATGGTTCTGAATCTTTCACTAGTACTAATCCATTTAACCCATATCATATATTTAATTCTGATATTTCAAGTATCTATCTTGGTTCTGAAGGTGTCTATTTGAATCTTTCGGGTATTTATTCAGTTTATTCAATGATTAGTGATAATATTGTGTCTGATAATGGTGAGTATGGTATTTTGGTTTTGGATTCTGAAAATTTATGGATTCGTAATAATGTTTTTAGTGGTAATGGTCTTAGCGGTGTTCTTTTGTCTGGTTTTGATGGCAGTGTTTTGTCTGATAATGTTTTTATTGGTAATGGTGTTGGTGTTTCTTTAGATTCTTCTAATGGCAATAATATTTTTAATAATAGTTTTATTGGTAATGTTGCAGGGATTGATGTTGGTTCTAATGATAATAATATTATTTTGAATGTTTTTTCTAATTGTACTGATGATATTGTTCTTAGAGGAAATCGTAATATTATTAGTGGTAATAAATTTTTTAATTCTAAATCTGATAGTATTTCTGTTTATGGTTATCAAAATACTATTAAAAACAACAAAATCAACAATTCTAAAGGTTATGGTGTTTATTTAGGATCTTCTAATAATATTATTTCCAATAATGATTTTGTTAATATTAAATGTGTCTATGTTGGTTCTGATAATAATAGCATTCTACTAAATTCTTTTTCTGGAGGAGTAAATGGTATCATTATTAGTGGTGTTAAAAATGTCATAAGAGATAATAGTATTTCCAATACTAAGTCTAATAGTGTTTCTGTTTATGGTTATAAGAATACTATTAAAAACAACAAAATCAACAATTCTAAAGGTTATGGCATTAGTTTATTTGCTTATGGTAATAATGTGACTTATAATTCTCTTATTAATAATTATAAAAGTTTGTATATTGATTCTGATCAAAATGTTTTTTCTTATAATAATATAATTGGTTCTAAAAGTGATGGTTTGACTATTCTTGGTTTTTCTAATGTTTTTAAGAAAAATATTATTAATGGTTCGTGGTTTGGTTATGGTGTTAAATTACAAGGGAGTTATAATGTTTTTGAGGATAATAAGATATTTAAATTTGGCTGTGGGCTTTATACTCGAACCTATAATTTAGTTTATAATAACCGTGTTGATGTTAAAAATGTAGGTATTTCAGCTAAAGGGAATTATAATTATTTATTTAAAAATAATATTATTAGTAAAAAGTATGCTGTTACAGTTAATGGAAAATATAATGAGCTTGATTCAAATAAAATCACATCAAAAATAGGTATCACTATAAACGGAGATAAAAATAAAATTAAAAATAATCAAATTAAATCTAAAAGTTATGGAATAAGTATAAAAGGCCATAAAAATACTTTATATGCTGATATTATAAGTAAGAATAAGAAATTCGGTGCTCAAATACTTGGACATAAAAACACTATTAAAAAATGCACAATTACCAAAAATAAGGGTCATGGAATTAAAATTATTGGAAATAAGAATATTATTACTCGAAACATTATTAAGTTGAATAAACATCATCAGATAAAGTTATTGGGTGTTGGAAATAAGCTAACTAGGAATAAATTCGGTGTGAAAAAGAATAAAGCAGTACATACTGTTTATTCAAGAAATAATTTTAATAAAAACAAATAA